A single Vulcanisaeta distributa DSM 14429 DNA region contains:
- a CDS encoding aldo/keto reductase, with protein MHYRVLGRTGIRVSEIGFGAWAIGTDMYGAHDRERDIALIRTALDLGINTFDTADMYGEGLSEKILGKVLRGYDVNVFTKVGYEVGRVVNGRHVQNFSVNYIVNAVKESYRRLGRRITLLQLHNPSTSVIRDRELRRALLKLVEEGYVEHIGVALGPETNVLNEGLAAIDEGYESIMFVFNILEQEPGRTLIRRGVESSMGLITRVPHASNVLTSGQDINFKPNDHRNLRNRDWLIKALEFTDTRIKPIAQSLGMDLETLAIKYVLSYPVSTVMVTAISIEELTKYANAADGNYLSNNTVKALESLYEEFTKSINND; from the coding sequence ATGCATTACAGGGTACTTGGAAGGACGGGTATTAGGGTTTCGGAGATTGGTTTTGGGGCTTGGGCCATTGGTACGGACATGTACGGGGCCCATGACAGGGAGCGAGACATTGCCCTAATAAGGACTGCCCTTGACCTAGGAATAAACACCTTCGACACAGCGGACATGTATGGCGAGGGATTGAGCGAGAAGATACTGGGTAAGGTCCTTAGGGGTTATGACGTTAATGTATTCACGAAGGTTGGTTATGAGGTCGGTAGGGTGGTTAATGGTCGTCACGTGCAGAACTTCAGCGTTAACTACATAGTCAATGCCGTTAAGGAGTCCTACAGGAGACTCGGCAGAAGAATAACGTTACTCCAACTCCACAACCCATCAACCAGCGTGATTAGGGATAGGGAATTACGCAGGGCCTTGCTTAAGCTCGTGGAGGAGGGTTACGTGGAGCACATCGGCGTGGCCCTGGGCCCCGAAACCAACGTCCTAAATGAGGGCTTGGCGGCTATTGATGAGGGTTATGAATCAATAATGTTTGTATTCAATATTCTAGAGCAGGAGCCAGGAAGGACACTAATTAGGCGTGGCGTTGAAAGCTCGATGGGCCTAATAACCAGGGTACCGCATGCCTCAAATGTATTAACGAGTGGGCAGGACATAAACTTCAAACCAAACGACCACAGGAACTTAAGGAACAGGGACTGGTTAATCAAGGCCCTGGAGTTCACGGACACGAGGATTAAGCCCATAGCCCAGTCCCTGGGCATGGACCTGGAGACCCTAGCCATTAAGTACGTTCTCTCATACCCGGTAAGTACTGTGATGGTCACGGCAATAAGCATTGAGGAACTAACGAAGTATGCCAACGCCGCCGACGGCAACTACCTAAGTAATAATACGGTAAAGGCCCTGGAGAGCCTATATGAGGAATTCACAAAATCAATAAACAATGATTAG
- a CDS encoding 2-oxoacid:ferredoxin oxidoreductase subunit beta, translating to MDYVEKRRRPDWCPGCGDYGILQALYQALADLNLDPHSVFLVSGIGCSAKTIHYVNANGAHTLHGRPIPYATGIKLANPNLEVIVIGGDGDLMGIGAEHLVHAGRRNVDLTVLMFDNGVYGLTKGQASPTLRRGVKTKALARPNIYDAINPVVLALSVGFTFVARGYAYDVKHLAYLIKEAIRHKGSAFIDILQPCPTYNDVNTKEWYEARIYKLENEPGWDPVVRSPSEEEVTKKLTQAFLRGMEWGDKIPIGIFYQNEYVPTYEERIMEQMPNYLKAPPALSPLYGPDGSTIVNIEDILREKEVW from the coding sequence ATGGATTACGTAGAAAAGAGACGTCGACCAGATTGGTGCCCTGGCTGTGGAGATTATGGTATTTTACAGGCCCTTTATCAGGCTTTGGCTGATTTGAATCTTGATCCTCACAGTGTGTTCCTCGTTTCCGGCATTGGCTGTTCTGCCAAGACTATTCATTACGTTAATGCTAATGGTGCCCATACACTTCATGGTAGGCCCATACCGTATGCAACCGGCATTAAATTGGCCAATCCGAATCTCGAGGTTATCGTGATTGGCGGTGACGGTGACCTAATGGGTATTGGCGCTGAGCACCTTGTGCATGCTGGTAGGCGTAATGTGGACTTGACGGTGCTTATGTTCGATAATGGCGTCTACGGCCTGACCAAGGGCCAGGCGAGCCCAACGCTTAGGAGGGGTGTTAAGACCAAGGCCCTTGCCAGGCCGAATATTTATGATGCGATTAACCCAGTGGTTTTGGCCTTGTCCGTTGGCTTCACGTTCGTGGCCAGGGGCTACGCCTATGACGTTAAGCACCTGGCGTACCTCATTAAGGAAGCCATTAGGCATAAGGGCTCCGCCTTCATTGACATTCTTCAGCCGTGCCCAACGTATAATGACGTGAATACCAAGGAGTGGTATGAGGCTAGGATTTACAAGCTTGAGAATGAGCCTGGTTGGGACCCCGTGGTTAGGAGCCCGAGTGAGGAGGAGGTTACGAAGAAGCTCACGCAGGCCTTCCTGAGGGGTATGGAGTGGGGCGACAAGATACCCATCGGCATCTTCTACCAGAATGAGTACGTGCCAACATACGAGGAGAGGATTATGGAGCAAATGCCCAACTACCTAAAGGCGCCGCCAGCCTTAAGCCCACTCTATGGCCCCGACGGCTCGACAATCGTAAACATAGAGGACATACTCAGGGAGAAGGAGGTTTGGTGA
- a CDS encoding DUF996 domain-containing protein, whose amino-acid sequence MDLNNAKVVAGIGAVLAGVGFLGYGALGIAGIVMFLVGIIEIAGNLRDNALRSDAIAWFILTIVAFAVFIVGLFLLFFIHNPAFSMVVMMIAHAIGIPGVHYGPSGIVGYTYTQFTELLQLMELVMIVGAFASIPLIISAAFMYRIARRTYAYTGSDYVRIGGLLYIVGAVLMPVFIGLILLLIAWLMIGIALLTTEIKRP is encoded by the coding sequence ATGGACTTAAACAATGCTAAGGTTGTGGCGGGCATTGGCGCCGTACTCGCTGGTGTAGGCTTTCTTGGTTATGGTGCGCTTGGCATTGCTGGTATTGTCATGTTCCTCGTGGGGATTATCGAGATCGCGGGTAATCTTCGTGATAATGCATTGAGGAGCGATGCGATTGCCTGGTTTATCCTGACCATAGTGGCGTTTGCCGTGTTTATCGTGGGCTTATTCCTGCTTTTCTTCATTCACAACCCTGCCTTCTCCATGGTGGTCATGATGATTGCCCACGCCATCGGCATACCTGGTGTTCATTATGGACCTAGTGGCATTGTTGGTTATACGTATACGCAATTCACGGAGCTTTTACAATTGATGGAGTTAGTGATGATTGTTGGGGCCTTTGCATCCATACCATTGATTATCTCTGCGGCTTTCATGTACCGCATTGCCAGGAGGACCTATGCATACACTGGAAGTGATTACGTTAGGATTGGTGGGCTACTCTACATAGTGGGTGCGGTATTGATGCCGGTGTTCATTGGTCTAATTCTATTACTAATTGCCTGGTTAATGATTGGTATAGCCCTACTGACCACCGAGATTAAACGCCCATGA
- a CDS encoding PaREP1 family protein translates to MELGKPWINLGEYRRTRLMEARYEAEIAIRMLGEGLTRNAAGKAFQAWKSFLAAISTDMINELGKVYRRKVRVRGLKERIDEALYVVAFMPTTRMFEVSKVLATLNPMIPYLTLASLELHRYQYNGPDREGVFSVFRSDDDAREFICKFLTDMAVIYRELTKEEFIDLTKCKPST, encoded by the coding sequence ATGGAATTGGGTAAGCCCTGGATTAATTTAGGTGAGTACAGGAGAACGCGACTAATGGAGGCGCGTTACGAGGCTGAGATAGCAATTAGAATGCTCGGTGAGGGCTTGACTAGGAACGCGGCCGGTAAGGCATTCCAGGCATGGAAGTCCTTCCTCGCGGCGATATCCACCGATATGATTAACGAGCTAGGCAAGGTATATAGGCGTAAGGTAAGGGTTAGGGGATTGAAGGAGAGGATTGATGAGGCATTGTACGTGGTGGCCTTCATGCCCACGACACGCATGTTCGAGGTATCCAAGGTACTTGCTACACTAAACCCAATGATACCGTACCTAACCCTGGCATCCCTCGAACTACATAGGTACCAATACAATGGGCCGGATAGGGAGGGGGTATTCAGCGTGTTTAGGAGTGATGATGACGCCAGGGAATTCATATGCAAGTTCCTAACCGACATGGCAGTTATATACCGGGAACTAACCAAGGAGGAATTCATAGACCTAACAAAGTGCAAGCCAAGCACTTAA
- a CDS encoding 2'-5' RNA ligase family protein, translating to MGYFYGILIRELDITSLIKTLPVIPVERENLHMTIVYIGDQRPSQEIDDKIGISVGSIPCFNVKLGQLILLPNALKPRVLAVEVIGNERLSRLRNTIMNILRDSSISINDKHSGEFKPHISIAYIKSKKLNPEDILETAREMGVEEELRDKSLLINSVSLILAKEDNYRELTRHELQCRF from the coding sequence GTGGGCTACTTCTACGGCATCCTAATCAGGGAATTGGACATAACATCGTTGATTAAGACATTACCTGTAATACCCGTGGAGAGGGAGAACCTACACATGACCATTGTATACATCGGTGACCAAAGGCCGAGCCAGGAAATAGACGATAAAATCGGAATAAGCGTAGGCTCAATACCCTGCTTCAACGTCAAGCTCGGACAATTAATCCTACTGCCAAATGCCCTGAAGCCCAGGGTGTTGGCAGTTGAGGTCATCGGCAATGAGAGGTTGAGTAGGTTGAGGAATACGATAATGAACATACTAAGGGATTCAAGCATCTCGATTAACGACAAGCACTCAGGCGAGTTCAAGCCTCACATATCAATAGCCTACATAAAATCAAAGAAGCTAAACCCAGAGGACATACTCGAGACAGCCCGTGAGATGGGTGTCGAGGAGGAGCTACGGGACAAATCACTACTAATTAACAGTGTCTCCTTAATACTGGCGAAGGAGGATAACTACAGGGAGTTAACAAGGCATGAATTGCAATGCCGATTTTAA
- a CDS encoding PD-(D/E)XK nuclease family protein: MSLAEEIKKVLMENPGILVEVLVSKPEIIYQALAKLMPWQNLATKQDIEELRKYVDDKFEELRKEMQEMKNTMSTKEEVRELRHEVEDVRNRMATKEETQELRKEIQMIKDTMATKNDAEELRKHVDTQIKFISVKLDALGARWGVVNEDAFRDGVREILKDAGYTVEKWLYYDADGYVYGYPSEIELDVIVKDKIIMVVEISSAIRRSDLIIIRRKAELYMRVTGKAVDRVLVVTPYISDRNPDYVRVMAERMGIKVITPEGMVGQGQ; the protein is encoded by the coding sequence GTGTCACTGGCTGAGGAGATAAAGAAGGTATTAATGGAGAACCCCGGTATTCTAGTTGAGGTTCTCGTTTCCAAACCTGAGATTATCTACCAAGCCCTGGCCAAATTAATGCCATGGCAAAACCTAGCCACAAAGCAAGATATTGAGGAATTGAGGAAGTACGTAGATGATAAATTTGAAGAATTAAGGAAGGAGATGCAGGAAATGAAGAACACGATGTCAACAAAGGAGGAAGTCAGGGAATTGAGGCATGAGGTTGAGGATGTAAGGAATAGAATGGCAACTAAGGAGGAGACTCAGGAACTAAGGAAGGAAATACAGATGATTAAGGACACAATGGCTACGAAAAACGATGCCGAGGAACTGAGGAAGCATGTTGATACTCAGATTAAGTTCATATCCGTTAAATTAGATGCCCTTGGCGCTCGATGGGGCGTGGTTAATGAGGATGCCTTTAGAGATGGTGTGAGGGAGATCCTTAAGGATGCAGGTTACACAGTTGAGAAGTGGCTGTATTACGACGCAGACGGTTATGTCTATGGGTACCCAAGCGAAATAGAGCTTGATGTGATCGTTAAGGACAAGATTATTATGGTTGTGGAAATATCATCAGCAATAAGGAGGAGTGACTTAATCATCATTAGGCGTAAGGCCGAGTTATACATGAGGGTCACGGGCAAGGCAGTTGATAGGGTATTGGTGGTGACGCCGTACATAAGCGATAGAAACCCAGATTACGTAAGGGTTATGGCCGAGAGAATGGGGATCAAGGTAATAACGCCGGAGGGCATGGTGGGGCAAGGGCAGTAA